One genomic region from Candidatus Methylomirabilis sp. encodes:
- a CDS encoding SMP-30/gluconolactonase/LRE family protein, whose amino-acid sequence MRVGGGPVILAVEPEAGVEGGEVALLGERLTGGALPEVRLGGAPARPTIATGTRLIVRIPADATSGPVTVQTDAGSAEGGSLAVGLRLATDLHPVTGPAVAADGTIWTTVSGSRGERVAAPLVRINPDGRREAFSPGALNPTGLHLAPDGTLFFTSRHDGSLYRFRGKGPSPAERVASDLGTATGLAADPEGALYVGDRDGTVFRVRPSGSVEPFCWIPPSVAAFHLAWGPDDALYVTAPSLSNEDPIYRVDPDRSAAPYAGPFERPQGLAFDGAGRLFVVAGQGGRRGIFLVEGPDRARRVVAGANLVGLAFAPGGDCLITSSSALYRLSRSALR is encoded by the coding sequence ATGAGGGTGGGAGGGGGCCCGGTCATCCTCGCGGTCGAGCCCGAGGCGGGGGTCGAGGGGGGTGAAGTCGCCCTCCTCGGGGAGCGGCTGACCGGGGGCGCCCTCCCGGAGGTCCGGCTCGGCGGCGCCCCTGCGCGCCCAACCATCGCGACCGGGACCCGCCTCATCGTCCGCATCCCAGCCGACGCGACGAGCGGTCCCGTGACGGTGCAGACCGATGCCGGGTCGGCGGAGGGCGGAAGCCTGGCCGTCGGGCTCCGGCTGGCGACGGACCTGCACCCGGTCACGGGCCCTGCCGTGGCCGCCGACGGCACCATCTGGACGACCGTGAGCGGAAGCCGGGGGGAGCGGGTGGCTGCCCCGCTGGTCCGAATCAACCCCGACGGGAGGCGGGAGGCGTTTTCTCCGGGCGCCCTCAACCCCACGGGGCTGCACCTGGCGCCGGACGGGACCCTCTTCTTTACCAGCCGGCACGATGGGAGCCTGTACCGGTTCCGGGGGAAGGGCCCGAGCCCGGCGGAGCGGGTGGCGAGCGACTTGGGGACCGCCACGGGGTTGGCAGCGGACCCGGAGGGCGCGCTCTACGTCGGGGATCGGGACGGGACCGTCTTCCGGGTCAGGCCCTCGGGGAGCGTCGAGCCCTTCTGCTGGATCCCCCCCAGCGTGGCTGCCTTCCACCTCGCCTGGGGCCCCGATGACGCCCTCTATGTCACCGCCCCCTCGCTCTCGAACGAGGACCCGATCTATCGGGTGGACCCGGACCGATCGGCCGCCCCGTACGCCGGGCCCTTCGAGCGACCTCAGGGGCTTGCCTTCGATGGCGCCGGTCGGCTCTTCGTGGTCGCCGGGCAAGGGGGACGGCGGGGGATCTTCCTCGTGGAGGGGCCCGACCGGGCGCGGCGCGTCGTCGCCGGCGCAAACCTGGTGGGGCTGGCCTTCGCCCCCGGGGGGGACTGCCTCATCACGAGCAGCTCGGCGCTCTACCGCCTGTCCCGCTCCGCCCTCCGCTGA